The Sphingomonas sanxanigenens DSM 19645 = NX02 genome includes a region encoding these proteins:
- a CDS encoding TspO/MBR family protein, whose amino-acid sequence MSRTLGKTLLLTVPSILLLGIGSGWISRASESNRWYAALDKPWFVPPGWAFPVAWTTLYILMGVALALVLDARGAPGRGRAIGLFATQLLLNLSWSPLFFGLHQVRIALTVLIAMAVMVAITITLFRRIRPLAGWLLLPYLAWLCLASALNWEIARLNPDAETLVHGEPRGQITR is encoded by the coding sequence ATGAGTAGGACTCTCGGCAAGACGCTTCTGCTTACCGTGCCCTCGATCCTGTTGCTCGGCATAGGCTCGGGCTGGATCTCCAGAGCGAGCGAGAGCAATCGCTGGTATGCTGCGCTGGACAAGCCATGGTTCGTGCCGCCGGGCTGGGCTTTTCCCGTCGCCTGGACGACGCTCTATATCCTGATGGGGGTTGCGCTGGCGCTGGTGCTCGATGCCCGCGGCGCGCCGGGGCGGGGGCGTGCGATAGGTCTGTTCGCCACCCAGTTGCTGCTCAATCTCTCGTGGTCGCCCTTGTTCTTCGGGCTCCATCAGGTTCGGATCGCGCTGACGGTGTTGATCGCGATGGCGGTTATGGTGGCAATCACCATCACGCTGTTCCGCCGCATCCGGCCGCTCGCGGGCTGGTTGCTGCTCCCTTATCTGGCCTGGCTTTGTCTGGCTTCGGCGCTCAATTGGGAGATCGCGCGCCTCAATCCGGACGCGGAAACCCTTGTGCACGGGGAGCCGAGGGGCCAGATAACCCGCTGA
- a CDS encoding S1 family peptidase — MKHAFIAGLMMVVALLAGPLHAQSRDISAAERSVVRVVVVATDGNDYFYRGHGSGFAVGPRQIVTNLHVVEQALDDPEMLIFVVPYDGKEGFVGKVATYSQRVDLALVDLDGGQLAPGTIATLPPEGSEPVYAIGYPSNVDRAEGRNADDLIRPTAPVRTQGLISQGRSSKDYDTILHTAAIARGSSGGPLLDECGRIVGVNSYLSASDGVDAEFGFAASGRELTAFLKGAQVEARTTPVRCLSAAEQAELERRAAASDASDAEAQRRMAEDAKAARAAERERIEREIATERENAIAVAAVLLALGVLALAGGGLALSQQRRNPGIGAIVVSMLLLAGALLIFLNRPKFDEVDDRMPPEKKVVAEGYDAIGKNICRVVSDRSRITVSATDDLPFEWTATGCVNGKTQYGEIASGIWSRALVPENDATVTVQSFEPAKGRFRSDRYLLNAADMESVREIRRRYDQTGCTTDPEVLRTVAEMQAAIRTSLPPQANESLVYQCGKLVAP; from the coding sequence GTGAAGCACGCGTTCATCGCCGGGCTGATGATGGTCGTCGCGCTGCTGGCCGGGCCCCTGCACGCGCAAAGCCGCGACATCAGCGCGGCCGAGCGCAGCGTGGTGCGCGTCGTGGTGGTCGCGACCGACGGCAACGACTATTTCTATCGCGGCCATGGCAGCGGTTTCGCGGTCGGGCCGCGGCAGATCGTCACCAACCTCCATGTCGTCGAACAAGCGCTCGACGATCCCGAGATGCTGATCTTCGTTGTGCCCTATGACGGCAAGGAAGGCTTCGTCGGCAAGGTTGCCACCTATTCTCAGCGCGTCGATCTCGCGCTGGTCGACCTGGATGGCGGACAGCTGGCGCCCGGCACGATCGCGACATTGCCGCCCGAAGGTTCGGAACCGGTCTATGCGATCGGCTATCCCAGCAATGTCGACCGCGCGGAAGGCCGCAACGCCGATGACCTGATCCGCCCGACCGCGCCGGTGCGCACGCAGGGCCTGATCTCGCAAGGACGCAGCAGCAAGGATTATGACACCATCCTGCACACCGCTGCGATCGCGCGCGGCAGCAGCGGCGGGCCGCTGCTCGACGAGTGCGGCCGCATCGTCGGGGTCAATTCCTATCTGAGCGCATCCGACGGCGTCGATGCCGAGTTCGGTTTCGCCGCCAGCGGCCGCGAACTGACCGCGTTCCTCAAGGGCGCCCAAGTCGAGGCGCGCACGACGCCGGTGCGCTGCCTCTCCGCCGCGGAACAGGCCGAACTCGAACGTCGCGCAGCCGCAAGCGATGCGAGCGACGCCGAGGCGCAGCGCCGCATGGCCGAGGACGCCAAGGCTGCGCGCGCCGCCGAACGCGAACGCATCGAGCGCGAAATCGCAACCGAGCGCGAGAACGCCATCGCGGTCGCGGCTGTGCTCCTCGCGCTCGGCGTGCTGGCGCTGGCCGGCGGCGGTCTCGCGCTCAGCCAGCAGCGCCGCAACCCGGGCATCGGCGCGATCGTCGTCAGCATGCTGCTGCTCGCGGGCGCACTGCTCATCTTCCTCAACCGGCCCAAGTTCGACGAGGTCGACGATCGCATGCCGCCGGAAAAGAAGGTTGTTGCCGAGGGCTATGATGCGATCGGCAAGAATATCTGCCGTGTGGTCAGCGATCGCAGCCGCATCACCGTTTCCGCCACCGATGACCTGCCGTTCGAGTGGACCGCCACCGGCTGCGTCAACGGCAAGACCCAATATGGCGAGATCGCGAGCGGCATCTGGAGTCGAGCGCTGGTTCCAGAGAACGACGCCACGGTCACCGTGCAGAGCTTCGAGCCCGCCAAAGGCCGTTTCCGCTCGGACCGTTACCTGCTGAACGCCGCCGACATGGAATCGGTGCGTGAGATTCGCCGCCGCTATGATCAGACGGGTTGCACCACCGATCCGGAGGTGCTGCGAACGGTGGCGGAAATGCAGGCGGCAATCCGCACGTCGTTGCCGCCGCAGGCGAACGAGAGCCTGGTCTATCAATGTGGAAAGCTCGTCGCGCCCTGA
- a CDS encoding MFS transporter, which translates to MATVDESLANKDGEPRHHAATQNEKLVIAASSLGTVFEWYDFYLYGLLATHISAQFFSGVDETTAFIFALAAFAAGFAVRPFGALVFGRIGDLVGRKNTFLVTMAIMGLSTFAVGLLPAYGTIGVAAPIILVIMRLAQGLALGGEYGGAATYVAEHAPNNKRGLYTSWIQTTATFGLFAALLVVIGFRFAVGEEAFAAWGWRLPFLVSILLLGVSMWIRLQLNESPVFQKMKDEGTTSKAPLTEAFGQWRNLRWVLIALFGAVAGQAVVWYAGQFYALFFLEKTLRLDGATANILVAVALALATPFFVLFGWLSDKIGRKPIILTGCALAALAYFPLFGALTDAVNPALARAQALAPVTIVANADECAFQFDPVGKNKFEGSSCDIAKAFMAKTGISYANQPAPAGEPATVRVGTTPFTVPTPAGLSPEARRAAIADFQTRLGEALAAVGYPPAADPAQIDRVKAIAVLWALAMLVTMVYGPIAAMLVELFPSRIRYTAMSLPYHIGNGWFGGFLPTTAFAMVAATGDIYYGLWYPVVIAAATVVIGLIFLPETFRRDIDQ; encoded by the coding sequence GTGGCGACTGTCGACGAAAGCCTGGCGAACAAGGATGGCGAGCCGCGCCATCATGCCGCGACGCAAAACGAGAAACTGGTCATCGCCGCCTCGTCGTTGGGCACCGTGTTCGAATGGTATGATTTCTACCTCTACGGCCTCCTCGCCACCCACATCTCCGCGCAGTTCTTTTCAGGCGTCGACGAGACCACCGCCTTCATCTTCGCACTCGCCGCGTTTGCCGCAGGCTTCGCGGTGCGGCCGTTCGGTGCGCTGGTGTTCGGGCGGATCGGCGATCTGGTCGGGCGCAAGAACACATTCCTCGTGACCATGGCGATCATGGGGCTTTCCACCTTCGCGGTCGGCCTGTTGCCGGCTTACGGAACGATCGGCGTCGCCGCGCCGATCATCCTGGTGATCATGCGGTTGGCGCAGGGGCTGGCGCTGGGCGGTGAATATGGCGGTGCCGCGACCTACGTCGCCGAGCATGCACCCAACAACAAGCGGGGTCTCTACACGAGCTGGATCCAGACCACCGCCACCTTCGGCCTGTTCGCGGCGCTGCTGGTGGTGATCGGCTTCCGCTTCGCGGTGGGGGAGGAGGCGTTCGCGGCCTGGGGCTGGCGTCTGCCTTTCCTCGTGTCGATCCTGCTGCTCGGCGTTTCGATGTGGATTCGGCTGCAGCTCAACGAAAGCCCGGTTTTCCAGAAGATGAAGGATGAGGGCACCACGTCCAAGGCGCCGCTCACCGAGGCGTTCGGCCAGTGGCGCAACCTGCGCTGGGTGCTGATCGCGCTGTTCGGCGCGGTCGCGGGGCAGGCGGTGGTCTGGTACGCGGGCCAGTTCTACGCCCTGTTCTTCCTCGAAAAGACGCTGCGTCTGGATGGCGCCACCGCCAACATCCTCGTCGCGGTCGCGCTGGCGCTGGCGACGCCCTTCTTCGTGCTGTTCGGCTGGCTGTCGGACAAGATCGGCCGCAAGCCGATCATCCTCACCGGCTGCGCGCTGGCGGCGCTTGCCTATTTCCCGCTGTTCGGCGCACTGACCGACGCCGTCAACCCGGCGCTGGCGCGGGCGCAGGCATTGGCGCCCGTCACCATCGTCGCCAATGCCGATGAATGTGCTTTCCAGTTCGATCCGGTCGGCAAGAACAAGTTCGAAGGCTCGAGCTGCGACATCGCCAAGGCCTTCATGGCGAAGACCGGCATCAGCTATGCCAACCAGCCGGCGCCCGCGGGCGAACCGGCGACGGTGCGGGTGGGGACGACCCCGTTCACGGTGCCCACGCCGGCGGGCCTCTCTCCCGAGGCGCGCAGGGCGGCGATCGCCGATTTCCAGACACGGCTGGGGGAGGCGCTGGCGGCGGTCGGCTACCCGCCCGCCGCCGACCCGGCGCAGATCGACCGGGTGAAGGCGATCGCTGTGCTCTGGGCGCTCGCGATGCTGGTGACGATGGTCTACGGCCCGATCGCGGCGATGCTGGTCGAACTCTTCCCCAGCCGCATCCGCTACACCGCGATGTCGCTGCCCTATCATATCGGCAATGGCTGGTTCGGCGGTTTCCTGCCGACCACCGCCTTCGCGATGGTCGCGGCGACCGGGGATATCTATTATGGCCTCTGGTATCCGGTGGTGATTGCCGCGGCGACGGTCGTGATCGGGCTCATCTTCCTGCCGGAGACGTTCCGGCGGGATATCGACCAGTAA
- a CDS encoding primosomal protein N' produces the protein MARARVLLLNPALGPLDYRVDREHAVEPGSIVLAPLGPRQLAGVVWEPERMPSDAEVGDNRLRPLLGVYDLPPLGAPLRRLIEWTSDYYLSPPAAVLRMALSSASALDASRTVTEYRLTGRVPDRMTPMRTQALERIGERQGLVRELATIADVSDAVIRGLVKAGAIEAVEVSVEDPYPRPDPAFARPTLSAEQAQVAGTLAGAVSARGFQTFLLDGVTGSGKTEVYFEAVARALDEGGQTLVLLPEIALTEPFLRRFEGRFGHQPVAWHSGLRQSQRRRAWRAIASGEAKVTVGARSALFLPYRDLRLIVVDEAHETSFKQEDGVTYHARDVAVMRGNFEGCPVILASATPAIETRHQVAIGRYRELKLPDRFGGATLPDIAAIDLTAHPPSRQHWIAPPLVRAMEETIARGEQALLFLNRRGYAPLTLCRTCGHRFQCPNCTAWMVEHRLIRRLQCHHCGHVMPPPAECPECHEADSLVACGPGVERIADEVAELFPDARTALVTSDTMWSPAKAAEFVGRMEAREIDIVIGTQLITKGYHFPELTLVGVIDADLGLAGGDLRAAERTFQQIMQVAGRAGRGEKPGHVMIQTHGPSHPVIKALVAGDAAAFYAAETEARRDANAPPFGRYAAIIISAEDQRQAAETATLIGRTAPRIEGMAVYGPAPAPMAMLRGRHRQRLLVHAVRALDVQSAIREWLGGLEWPRSVRVSVDVDPYSFV, from the coding sequence ATGGCGCGCGCGCGAGTCCTGTTGCTGAACCCGGCCCTCGGCCCCCTCGACTATCGCGTGGATCGCGAACATGCCGTCGAACCCGGCAGCATCGTGCTCGCGCCGCTCGGGCCGCGCCAGCTTGCCGGCGTGGTCTGGGAGCCCGAGAGGATGCCCTCAGACGCAGAAGTGGGCGACAATCGATTACGGCCCCTGCTCGGCGTCTATGATCTGCCGCCGCTGGGCGCGCCGCTGCGGCGGCTGATCGAGTGGACGTCCGACTATTATCTGTCGCCGCCGGCCGCTGTGCTGCGCATGGCGCTGTCCTCTGCCTCCGCGCTCGATGCCAGCCGCACCGTCACCGAATATCGCCTGACCGGTCGCGTGCCCGATCGGATGACGCCGATGCGCACTCAGGCGCTGGAGCGGATCGGCGAGCGGCAGGGGCTGGTACGCGAACTGGCGACGATCGCCGACGTTTCCGACGCTGTCATCCGCGGGCTGGTGAAGGCCGGTGCGATCGAGGCGGTCGAGGTCTCGGTTGAAGATCCCTATCCGCGCCCCGATCCGGCCTTCGCGCGCCCCACGCTGTCGGCCGAACAGGCGCAGGTTGCCGGAACCCTCGCCGGGGCGGTTTCCGCGCGCGGCTTCCAGACCTTCCTGCTCGACGGCGTCACCGGATCGGGCAAGACCGAGGTCTATTTCGAGGCGGTCGCCCGCGCGCTCGACGAGGGTGGGCAGACCCTGGTCCTGCTGCCGGAAATCGCGCTGACCGAACCCTTCCTGCGCCGCTTCGAGGGGCGCTTCGGCCACCAGCCCGTCGCCTGGCATTCGGGACTGCGCCAGTCGCAGCGGCGCCGGGCGTGGCGCGCGATCGCCAGCGGCGAGGCGAAGGTGACGGTCGGTGCGCGATCGGCGCTGTTCCTGCCCTATCGCGACCTGCGGCTGATCGTGGTCGACGAGGCGCACGAGACCAGTTTCAAGCAGGAAGACGGCGTCACCTATCATGCGCGTGACGTGGCGGTGATGCGCGGCAATTTCGAAGGCTGCCCGGTGATCCTCGCCAGTGCGACGCCGGCGATCGAGACGCGCCATCAGGTCGCCATCGGCCGCTATCGGGAACTGAAACTGCCCGATCGCTTCGGCGGCGCGACCCTGCCCGATATCGCCGCGATCGACCTGACCGCGCATCCGCCGAGCCGCCAGCACTGGATTGCGCCGCCGCTGGTCAGGGCGATGGAAGAAACGATCGCGCGCGGCGAGCAGGCCTTGCTGTTCCTCAATCGCCGCGGCTATGCGCCGCTCACCCTGTGCCGCACCTGCGGCCACCGCTTCCAATGCCCCAATTGCACCGCGTGGATGGTCGAACACCGGCTGATTCGCCGGCTGCAATGCCATCATTGCGGGCATGTGATGCCGCCGCCCGCCGAATGCCCCGAATGTCACGAGGCGGACAGCCTCGTCGCTTGCGGCCCCGGCGTGGAGCGCATCGCCGACGAGGTCGCGGAACTCTTCCCCGACGCGCGCACCGCGCTGGTCACGTCCGACACGATGTGGTCCCCGGCGAAGGCGGCCGAGTTCGTCGGGCGGATGGAAGCGCGCGAGATCGACATCGTCATCGGCACCCAGTTGATCACCAAGGGCTATCATTTCCCCGAACTCACGTTGGTGGGCGTGATCGACGCCGATCTGGGGCTGGCCGGCGGTGACCTGCGCGCGGCGGAGCGGACCTTCCAGCAGATCATGCAGGTCGCGGGCCGCGCCGGCCGCGGCGAGAAGCCCGGGCATGTCATGATCCAGACGCACGGCCCCAGCCATCCGGTGATCAAGGCGCTGGTCGCCGGCGACGCCGCTGCCTTCTACGCCGCGGAAACCGAGGCGCGGCGCGATGCCAACGCCCCGCCGTTCGGGCGCTATGCCGCGATCATCATCTCCGCCGAGGACCAGCGCCAGGCGGCCGAGACCGCGACCCTGATCGGCCGCACCGCGCCACGGATCGAAGGCATGGCGGTCTATGGCCCCGCCCCCGCGCCGATGGCGATGCTGCGCGGCCGCCACCGCCAGCGCCTGCTGGTCCACGCGGTCCGCGCACTCGACGTGCAATCGGCGATCCGCGAGTGGCTGGGCGGGCTCGAATGGCCGCGCAGCGTGCGGGTTTCGGTCGATGTGGACCCCTATAGTTTCGTTTGA
- a CDS encoding RBBP9/YdeN family alpha/beta hydrolase, with product MAQLSHDFDGRAPLVLTVPGLSNSGPGHWQTLWEQSRDDCSRVDLGQWDAPHRNSWVTKLDQAIRNSPTPVILVAHSLGCHAVAWWAALSGQPYGWPVAGALLVAPPDVTRAGVHPGIKDFAPMAPAILPFPAILVASEDDHYASIQASFDMARHWGCHFETAGALGHINADSDIGFWADGQRLLDRVMGAAHRSRDGQAVSGIEALRGPDSDRTRSPAG from the coding sequence ATGGCGCAACTGTCTCATGACTTCGACGGACGGGCTCCGCTGGTGCTGACGGTTCCGGGCCTGAGCAATTCTGGGCCAGGCCATTGGCAGACCTTGTGGGAACAATCGCGCGACGATTGCAGCCGCGTCGACCTCGGCCAATGGGATGCACCCCACCGTAACAGCTGGGTGACGAAGCTCGACCAGGCCATCCGCAATTCGCCGACCCCGGTGATCCTGGTGGCGCACAGCCTGGGATGCCATGCCGTCGCCTGGTGGGCGGCGCTCTCCGGGCAGCCCTATGGCTGGCCGGTCGCGGGCGCGCTGCTGGTCGCGCCGCCGGACGTGACGCGCGCGGGCGTCCATCCCGGCATCAAGGATTTCGCGCCGATGGCGCCGGCGATCCTGCCCTTCCCCGCGATCCTCGTGGCCAGCGAGGATGATCATTATGCGTCGATCCAGGCCTCGTTCGACATGGCCCGGCATTGGGGCTGTCATTTCGAGACTGCCGGCGCGCTCGGCCATATCAATGCCGACAGCGATATCGGCTTCTGGGCAGACGGCCAGCGCCTGCTCGATCGCGTGATGGGCGCGGCGCACCGGTCGCGCGACGGCCAGGCGGTCAGCGGCATCGAGGCGCTGCGCGGCCCCGATTCGGACCGGACGCGCTCACCCGCTGGCTGA
- a CDS encoding TlyA family RNA methyltransferase — translation MPKIRADQLLVERGLVESRARGQALILAGLVLTGDRKVDKAGQMLAEDAPLSVKGRDHPWVSRGGLKLDHALTHFGIDVTGMVAIDVGSSTGGFTDVLLSRGAARVYAVDSGTNQLAWKLRQDDRVIVHEQTSARILTAEHIPEPIDIIVCDASFIGLAKVLERPLSFVRPDGRLVALIKPQFEAGRAEVGKGGVVRDPAVHARVCGEVVEWLQTSGWMVEGVVESPVTGPEGNVEFLVSARRAG, via the coding sequence ATGCCCAAGATTCGTGCCGATCAACTGCTGGTGGAGCGTGGCCTCGTCGAGTCGCGCGCGCGGGGTCAGGCGTTGATTCTCGCCGGGCTGGTGCTGACGGGCGACCGCAAGGTCGACAAGGCCGGCCAGATGCTCGCCGAGGATGCGCCGCTGAGCGTGAAGGGGCGGGATCATCCGTGGGTATCGCGTGGCGGGCTCAAGCTCGATCATGCGCTGACCCATTTCGGGATCGATGTGACCGGCATGGTCGCGATCGACGTCGGCTCGTCGACCGGCGGCTTCACCGACGTGCTGCTGAGCCGCGGCGCAGCGCGCGTCTATGCAGTCGATTCGGGCACGAACCAGCTTGCCTGGAAGCTGCGGCAGGACGATCGCGTGATCGTCCATGAACAGACCAGCGCGCGCATCCTGACGGCGGAGCACATCCCCGAGCCAATCGACATCATCGTCTGCGATGCCAGCTTCATCGGCCTCGCCAAGGTGCTCGAACGTCCACTGTCGTTCGTGCGACCGGACGGGCGGCTGGTCGCACTGATCAAGCCGCAATTCGAGGCTGGCCGAGCCGAGGTTGGCAAGGGCGGTGTGGTCCGTGATCCTGCGGTGCATGCGCGCGTCTGCGGCGAAGTGGTCGAATGGCTGCAAACGAGCGGCTGGATGGTCGAGGGTGTCGTCGAAAGCCCGGTCACGGGCCCCGAGGGCAATGTCGAATTTCTCGTATCCGCGCGGCGCGCGGGCTGA
- a CDS encoding organic hydroperoxide resistance protein, translating into MKVLYSTEATATGGRTGSASTKDGALAVSLVTPKELGGPGGEGNNPEQLFAAGYSACFLGAVKFVASQKKVKVSEDSTVTATVGIGARDDGQGFGLDVALAISLPGIDHETAQAIVDQAHIVCPYSHATRNGLDVRISLI; encoded by the coding sequence ATGAAGGTTCTCTATTCCACCGAAGCCACGGCCACCGGCGGCCGCACCGGCAGCGCCAGCACCAAGGACGGCGCGCTCGCCGTGTCGCTGGTCACCCCCAAGGAATTGGGCGGCCCGGGTGGTGAGGGCAACAACCCCGAACAGCTTTTCGCCGCGGGTTATTCGGCCTGTTTCCTCGGCGCCGTGAAATTCGTCGCGAGCCAGAAGAAGGTGAAGGTTTCGGAGGATTCCACCGTGACCGCCACCGTCGGGATCGGCGCGCGTGACGATGGCCAGGGCTTCGGCCTCGACGTGGCGCTGGCGATCAGCCTGCCCGGTATCGACCACGAGACCGCGCAGGCGATCGTCGACCAGGCGCACATCGTCTGCCCCTACAGCCACGCCACCCGTAACGGGCTGGACGTGCGCATCAGCCTGATCTGA
- the fsa gene encoding fructose-6-phosphate aldolase, with translation MKFFVDTADTAEIAELAATGLLDGVTTNPSLIHKSGRDFLEVVKEICGIVDGPVSAEVVALDHETMMKEAEILRKIADNVTIKVPLTIDGLKTCKALSGEGTMVNVTLCFSANQALLAAKAGASFISPFVGRHDDVGLDGMQLIADIRLIYDNYAFDTEILVASVRHPIHVLESARIGADVMTAPPAVIKALFNHPLTDKGIQGFMADWAKTGQKIG, from the coding sequence ATGAAGTTCTTCGTCGACACCGCGGACACTGCCGAAATTGCCGAGCTCGCGGCAACCGGCCTGCTCGATGGCGTCACCACCAATCCGTCGCTGATCCACAAGTCGGGCCGCGACTTCCTGGAAGTGGTGAAGGAGATTTGCGGGATCGTCGACGGCCCGGTCTCGGCGGAAGTCGTCGCGCTCGATCACGAGACGATGATGAAGGAGGCCGAGATCCTCCGGAAGATCGCCGACAACGTCACCATCAAGGTGCCGCTGACGATCGATGGCCTCAAGACCTGCAAAGCGTTGAGCGGCGAGGGCACGATGGTGAACGTCACGCTCTGCTTCTCCGCCAACCAGGCGCTGCTGGCGGCCAAAGCGGGCGCGAGCTTCATCTCGCCCTTCGTCGGTCGCCATGACGATGTCGGCCTCGACGGCATGCAGCTCATCGCCGACATCCGGCTGATCTACGACAATTACGCGTTCGACACCGAGATCCTGGTCGCAAGCGTGCGCCACCCGATCCATGTGCTGGAATCGGCCAGGATCGGTGCAGACGTGATGACGGCGCCGCCTGCGGTCATCAAGGCGCTGTTCAACCACCCGCTGACCGACAAGGGCATCCAGGGCTTCATGGCGGACTGGGCCAAAACCGGCCAGAAGATCGGCTAA
- a CDS encoding 2-hydroxyacid dehydrogenase yields the protein MHVAIFGTKPYDRQFLTAANAAHSHDLTFFEPRLDSATATLADGFPAVCAFVNDRLDADVLARLARGGTKLVALRCAGFNNVDLRTAERLDIAVARVPAYSPHAVSEFTIALLLALDRHIPRAWARVRDNNFALDGLIGRNLHGRTAGVIGTGRIGALVARTLRLGFGCRVLAADVVEDPELVAIGVAYRSPAEVIGAAEILTLHCPLTPETHHIVDAEAIARAKPGLILVNTSRGALIDTAALIDGLKSGRIGGVALDVYEQEADLFFEDLSNEIVQDDVFQRLLTFPNVLITGHQAFLTEEALQAIAATTLENVSDFAAGRVLRNAVGTAMLRA from the coding sequence ATGCACGTCGCGATCTTCGGCACGAAACCCTATGATCGTCAGTTCCTGACCGCCGCAAATGCCGCGCACAGCCATGACCTGACGTTCTTCGAACCACGGCTCGACTCCGCCACGGCCACGCTCGCCGACGGATTTCCGGCGGTCTGCGCCTTCGTCAACGACCGCCTCGACGCGGACGTGCTCGCGCGGTTGGCGCGAGGCGGCACCAAGCTGGTCGCGTTGCGCTGCGCCGGCTTCAACAATGTCGATCTGCGGACCGCCGAGCGACTGGATATCGCGGTTGCGCGCGTGCCCGCTTACTCGCCGCATGCGGTTTCGGAATTCACCATCGCACTGCTGCTCGCGCTGGACCGCCACATCCCCCGCGCCTGGGCACGGGTACGCGACAATAATTTCGCGCTGGACGGGCTGATCGGGCGCAATCTTCACGGCCGCACCGCCGGGGTGATCGGCACCGGCCGGATCGGCGCGCTGGTCGCCCGCACGCTGCGGCTCGGTTTCGGCTGCCGCGTGCTCGCGGCGGACGTCGTCGAGGATCCGGAGCTCGTGGCGATCGGCGTCGCGTATCGCTCGCCCGCCGAGGTGATCGGCGCGGCCGAGATCCTCACATTGCACTGCCCGCTGACCCCAGAGACGCACCACATCGTCGACGCCGAGGCAATCGCGCGGGCAAAGCCCGGGCTGATTCTCGTCAACACCAGCCGCGGCGCGCTGATCGACACGGCCGCGCTGATCGACGGGCTCAAGAGCGGCCGCATCGGCGGCGTCGCGCTCGACGTTTATGAGCAGGAGGCTGACCTGTTCTTCGAGGATCTTTCCAACGAGATCGTCCAGGACGATGTGTTCCAGCGGCTGCTGACCTTTCCCAATGTGCTGATCACCGGGCACCAGGCATTTCTGACCGAGGAGGCGCTGCAGGCGATTGCGGCGACGACCCTCGAAAACGTCAGTGATTTCGCGGCGGGCCGGGTGCTGAGGAATGCGGTCGGCACGGCGATGCTGCGGGCGTAG
- a CDS encoding PQQ-dependent sugar dehydrogenase yields the protein MLGREEPSLGHSRLPTAFPLSRWRRPSLALALSFAALPAVAQVQNGPGIGSNPQLPPPYQTKSAVNTPDTTPFPNGGGPAAAAGLAVNRFADGLDSPRNAVVLPNGDVLVAEARTERKNEDPTYRDQGRNRILLLRDSDGDGRADVREVLIAGLQQPYGMALIGAKLYIANANGVFWTPYAIGTTRIADDAPRTWITRFDPTGYNNHWTRNLLSSRDGKTLYVAIGSASNAGEYGMEKEKRRAAILAIDLQTGRERIFADGIRNPVGMALEPVTGKLWTSVNERDELGDDLVPDYITSVQEGGFYGWPYSYWGKHPDPRLKGQRPDLVARAITPDYAVGAHASALGISFGDRTSLPQPFRSGAFVARHGSWNRAQLLGYDVVFVPFRDGRPAGDMKPVLTAFTDGVLVHGRPRALATAKDGALLVVDDKGGAIWRVAAAAAAP from the coding sequence ATGCTGGGACGTGAAGAGCCGTCACTCGGACATTCTCGCCTGCCAACGGCATTCCCGCTGAGTCGCTGGCGTCGACCATCACTGGCGCTCGCTCTTTCCTTCGCCGCGCTGCCCGCCGTGGCGCAGGTGCAGAACGGCCCCGGTATCGGCTCCAATCCTCAATTGCCGCCGCCGTATCAGACGAAGTCCGCGGTCAACACGCCGGACACCACGCCGTTTCCGAACGGTGGCGGGCCGGCCGCAGCAGCGGGGCTCGCCGTCAATCGGTTTGCGGATGGTCTGGATTCGCCGCGCAATGCCGTCGTGCTGCCAAATGGCGACGTCCTGGTGGCCGAGGCGCGGACCGAGCGGAAGAACGAGGATCCGACCTATCGCGATCAGGGCCGGAACCGCATCCTGCTGCTGCGCGACAGCGATGGCGATGGACGCGCCGATGTCCGCGAGGTGCTTATCGCCGGGCTGCAACAACCCTACGGCATGGCGCTGATCGGAGCGAAGCTGTATATCGCCAACGCCAATGGCGTGTTCTGGACGCCTTATGCGATCGGGACGACGCGGATCGCCGACGATGCGCCGCGGACCTGGATCACCCGGTTCGATCCGACCGGCTACAACAATCACTGGACCCGCAACCTGCTGTCCAGCCGCGATGGCAAGACGCTATACGTCGCCATCGGTTCGGCCAGCAACGCCGGCGAATATGGGATGGAGAAGGAAAAGCGCCGCGCGGCGATCCTCGCCATCGATCTGCAAACCGGGCGCGAGCGCATTTTTGCCGATGGCATCCGCAATCCGGTCGGCATGGCGCTGGAACCGGTCACGGGCAAGCTGTGGACGTCGGTGAACGAACGGGACGAACTGGGCGACGATCTCGTGCCCGACTACATCACATCGGTTCAGGAAGGCGGCTTCTATGGATGGCCCTACAGCTATTGGGGGAAGCATCCCGATCCGCGGCTGAAAGGCCAGCGCCCGGATCTGGTCGCGCGCGCGATCACGCCCGACTATGCCGTGGGCGCGCACGCCTCGGCGCTGGGCATCTCGTTCGGCGATCGGACGTCGTTGCCGCAGCCGTTCCGATCGGGAGCGTTCGTCGCCCGCCACGGATCGTGGAACCGGGCGCAACTGCTCGGCTATGATGTGGTGTTCGTTCCCTTCCGCGATGGGCGCCCCGCCGGCGACATGAAACCGGTTCTGACCGCCTTCACCGACGGCGTGCTGGTTCACGGCCGGCCGCGTGCTCTGGCAACCGCCAAGGATGGCGCGTTGCTGGTGGTGGACGACAAGGGCGGAGCCATCTGGCGCGTCGCCGCGGCGGCCGCTGCGCCATAA